A single window of Syntrophus aciditrophicus SB DNA harbors:
- a CDS encoding dynamin family protein gives MAAQRVLSQELKQKYDFLRDVLQRCLSLTDKCSETEASAILKNRLALLQSVALFVVVGEVKSGKSSFVNALLGEDVCEVAPDPCTAVIQELAYGEERSKTVLGDYWERLTLPKTVLRDITIVDTPGTNSIIRNHQTITENYIPKSDLVIFVFPAKNPHTATAWELLSLVRKDWHRKTVFVLQQADLATQRELAVNQERVKQYAHERNVQNPVLFTVSAKRELDGASDSGFAEFREYLRDAVESGEVWRMKLEGCRDTVRKIVNDLLAKLRREEAAIAEDKAFYQDLLARVEGRREKAHSLRRLVVDSLGVSYDRLASRLEEDFREGLQIGTILSRSIPYLRDKDVKTWIRETQDKFEKTAKEEIEAESSRVSKDLSDEMKAMLDDLSLAIAHRQERQQQGSHPVAADRLDILERLRSQLRDLRISDIVDEKGIQGSELGKLTLTGGGIAALGAVIAMATHLIAFDITGGILAAVGAGLVAVTLLWKRSAIMKDFSQKMDKSRDEFRGRLDQEITQIFERLFLEIQHDLKEPLALLDEETSRISSLAEEARGISEAADLL, from the coding sequence ATGGCGGCACAACGTGTCCTCAGTCAGGAACTGAAGCAGAAGTATGATTTTCTGCGGGATGTTCTCCAGCGATGCCTGTCGCTGACTGACAAGTGTTCGGAAACCGAGGCGTCGGCAATCCTGAAGAACCGTCTGGCGCTTCTGCAGTCGGTGGCTCTTTTCGTTGTCGTGGGCGAGGTCAAGTCCGGAAAGAGCAGCTTCGTCAATGCGCTTCTTGGCGAGGATGTATGCGAAGTCGCTCCGGACCCCTGCACGGCCGTCATTCAGGAACTGGCCTACGGCGAGGAACGGTCGAAGACGGTCCTGGGGGATTACTGGGAGAGACTGACCCTGCCCAAAACGGTGCTGCGGGATATCACGATTGTGGACACGCCGGGCACGAACTCGATCATCCGCAATCACCAGACCATTACGGAGAATTATATCCCGAAGAGCGACCTGGTTATTTTCGTTTTTCCGGCCAAGAATCCCCATACCGCCACGGCGTGGGAACTCCTGTCGCTCGTACGCAAGGACTGGCACCGGAAAACCGTTTTTGTTCTGCAGCAGGCCGATCTGGCCACCCAGCGGGAGCTTGCCGTCAATCAGGAGCGGGTGAAGCAGTACGCCCATGAACGGAACGTTCAGAATCCTGTTCTGTTCACGGTGTCCGCGAAGCGGGAACTTGACGGAGCCTCGGACAGCGGTTTTGCGGAGTTTCGGGAATATCTGCGCGACGCCGTCGAGAGCGGCGAGGTCTGGCGCATGAAACTGGAGGGATGTCGGGATACGGTCCGCAAGATCGTCAACGACCTCCTCGCGAAACTGCGTCGGGAGGAGGCCGCCATAGCGGAGGACAAGGCATTTTATCAGGACCTGCTGGCCAGGGTGGAAGGGCGTCGGGAAAAGGCGCATTCGCTCCGGCGCCTGGTCGTGGACAGCCTCGGCGTTTCCTACGATCGCCTTGCTTCCCGGCTCGAGGAGGATTTCAGGGAAGGATTGCAGATCGGGACGATCCTGAGCCGCTCCATCCCCTATCTTCGCGATAAGGATGTAAAAACCTGGATCAGGGAAACCCAGGATAAATTTGAGAAAACGGCAAAGGAAGAGATCGAGGCCGAGTCCTCACGCGTTTCGAAAGACCTCTCCGATGAAATGAAGGCCATGCTCGATGATCTGTCCCTGGCGATCGCCCATCGGCAGGAGCGTCAACAGCAGGGGAGCCACCCTGTCGCCGCGGACCGGCTGGATATCCTCGAACGGCTGAGGAGCCAGCTCCGGGATCTCCGCATTTCCGACATTGTTGACGAAAAAGGCATTCAGGGTTCTGAGCTCGGCAAACTCACGCTGACCGGCGGGGGCATCGCCGCTCTTGGGGCCGTCATCGCCATGGCGACGCATCTCATTGCCTTTGACATCACCGGAGGCATCCTGGCCGCGGTGGGCGCCGGGCTGGTCGCGGTGACCCTGCTCTGGAAACGCAGCGCCATTATGAAAGACTTCTCGCAGAAGATGGATAAATCACGGGATGAGTTCCGGGGCCGGCTGGATCAGGAGATCACACAGATTTTCGAACGCCTGTTTCTTGAGATACAGCACGACCTGAAAGAACCCCTGGCTCTCCTCGACGAAGAAACCTCTCGAATTTCTTCGCTTGCAGAGGAAGCGCGGGGAATCAGTGAGGCGGCCGACCTGCTGTGA
- a CDS encoding GntR family transcriptional regulator → MKKDTEKKIKKQPEVSAQIAYQGIRHMLYTKELVPGQRILYRDLAEKLELSPTPVIQALKWLELQGFVQHEPRRGYSMAPFSLKELEELYEIRELIEPSLVPTAIEKIDKNGLDELKAALEAHLAADRESYLKERLFKNRDFHMTLASLSGKTTQVRILENVFDMLFLKYGGNYFPISSLSATDQAHQEIYDAVAMRSLERAQSVLKNHLTNVKIQVMTSIKKILAEQERKDF, encoded by the coding sequence ATGAAAAAAGACACAGAAAAAAAAATAAAAAAACAACCGGAAGTCAGTGCCCAGATCGCCTATCAGGGCATCAGGCACATGCTTTACACCAAGGAACTTGTTCCCGGACAGCGGATTCTCTACAGAGACCTGGCGGAAAAGCTCGAACTCAGCCCAACCCCTGTCATTCAGGCTTTGAAATGGCTGGAATTACAGGGATTCGTTCAGCATGAACCGCGCCGCGGCTATTCCATGGCGCCTTTCAGCCTGAAAGAACTGGAGGAACTTTACGAAATCAGGGAGCTGATCGAACCGTCCCTCGTCCCCACCGCCATAGAAAAGATCGACAAGAATGGCCTCGATGAACTCAAGGCGGCGCTGGAGGCCCACCTCGCCGCGGACAGAGAATCCTATCTTAAGGAAAGGCTGTTCAAAAACAGGGACTTTCATATGACCCTCGCCTCTCTTTCCGGCAAGACCACTCAGGTCCGCATCCTTGAAAATGTCTTTGATATGCTGTTCCTGAAGTACGGCGGCAACTACTTCCCCATTTCATCGCTGTCAGCCACTGATCAGGCACATCAGGAGATCTACGACGCCGTCGCGATGCGCAGCCTCGAAAGGGCGCAGTCCGTGCTCAAGAACCATCTGACCAACGTGAAAATCCAGGTCATGACCAGCATCAAGAAGATCCTGGCAGAGCAGGAACGAAAGGATTTCTGA
- a CDS encoding CoA-binding protein — MSILMNDSTRVIVQGITGRIGKAQAHWMLEYGTKVVGGVTPGKGGTTVEGLPVFNSVQEAVKETGANASVFFVPAAFVLDAFMETIDAGIKLIVIVPEHIPVRDVMKMRSYAMENGVFALGPTTPGHSCSGQRQDGHHAGIHVRSGTGRHHFPKRDALL; from the coding sequence ATGAGCATACTGATGAACGATTCAACACGTGTTATCGTGCAGGGCATTACGGGCCGCATCGGAAAGGCGCAGGCCCACTGGATGCTTGAATACGGAACAAAGGTCGTCGGCGGCGTCACGCCAGGCAAAGGCGGAACCACCGTCGAGGGTCTCCCTGTATTTAACAGCGTGCAGGAGGCCGTGAAAGAGACAGGGGCTAACGCTTCGGTATTTTTTGTCCCCGCTGCCTTTGTCCTTGACGCCTTCATGGAGACCATCGATGCTGGGATCAAACTCATTGTCATCGTGCCGGAGCACATCCCTGTCCGGGATGTGATGAAGATGCGCAGCTATGCCATGGAAAACGGCGTCTTTGCCCTGGGGCCGACAACACCGGGGCATTCTTGTTCCGGGCAAAGGCAAGATGGGCATCATGCCGGCATCCATGTTCGCTCCGGGACGGGTCGGCATCATTTCCCGAAGCGGGACGCTCTCCTATGA
- a CDS encoding RNA polymerase sigma factor, which produces MERSGLAENKIATVEDNDLKWVLLCQKGDVEAFGILVERYQKKMLNVAYRMTGDYEESCEVVQDAFLAAFRTIKKFRGEARFSTWLYGIVINSTKNRLKQLKRDKSRFWHAGDNPGDPGDGAIDGFDCLAASGSGQQESLLEHLEKKELEAGVQKCIGLLESDHREILILRDIQGLSYDEIVTILKIPPGTVRSRLFRARIALKDLLLARIGEFS; this is translated from the coding sequence ATGGAACGTTCTGGTTTGGCAGAGAATAAAATTGCGACCGTTGAGGACAATGACCTCAAATGGGTGCTGCTGTGTCAGAAAGGGGATGTCGAGGCGTTCGGGATTCTGGTGGAACGGTACCAGAAGAAGATGCTGAATGTGGCCTACCGGATGACCGGCGATTACGAGGAATCCTGCGAGGTCGTTCAGGATGCCTTTCTCGCCGCATTCCGGACGATTAAAAAGTTCCGCGGAGAAGCGCGATTTTCCACCTGGCTCTATGGAATTGTAATTAATTCCACAAAAAATCGACTGAAGCAACTGAAGAGGGATAAGAGCCGCTTTTGGCATGCAGGCGACAACCCCGGCGATCCCGGCGATGGCGCAATAGACGGTTTCGATTGCCTGGCGGCATCCGGATCAGGCCAACAGGAATCCCTTCTCGAACATCTTGAAAAAAAGGAACTGGAGGCCGGGGTGCAGAAATGCATCGGCCTGCTGGAGAGCGACCACCGGGAAATCCTGATTCTCCGGGACATTCAGGGCTTATCCTATGATGAGATCGTAACGATTCTCAAGATACCGCCGGGGACGGTCAGATCACGGCTGTTCCGGGCACGGATCGCCCTGAAGGATCTGCTGCTTGCCAGGATTGGAGAGTTCTCATGA
- a CDS encoding SemiSWEET family sugar transporter — protein MDWREVIGFIGGFLTTMGMIPQVWRLFRMKSAHEISISFSLLLNTGIAFWLIYGILHGRIALILWNGIALILGLAMFYAKMKWGR, from the coding sequence GTGGACTGGAGGGAAGTGATCGGATTTATCGGCGGGTTTCTGACGACCATGGGAATGATCCCTCAGGTATGGCGACTTTTCAGGATGAAGAGCGCCCACGAGATCAGCATCTCATTCAGTCTGCTGTTGAACACCGGTATTGCCTTCTGGCTGATCTATGGAATTCTGCATGGACGGATCGCGTTGATCCTCTGGAACGGCATCGCGCTGATCCTGGGCCTGGCCATGTTCTATGCCAAGATGAAATGGGGCCGATAG
- a CDS encoding succinate--CoA ligase subunit beta: protein MRLHEYEALDIFERNGIPVPRRGVASTMHEALRVAGEIGYPVILKAQVLVGGRGLAGGIKTASSPDELKEVAEALLSSDVKGLPVLKLLVCEKVEVAKELYVGITIDGYSGKPVIVASTEGGMLIEETARTSPEKIAAIHVDSSLEFYPYQARTMLGRLSGINQQLLTSWTDVIGQLYNVVMRYEPLICEINPLVVLPNGGLIAVDAVLEVDDSAISRVRFPLPDRVERIENPLERRGREIGVTYVDLDGDIGLISSGAGLGMASTDIIGERMKPANFLETGGGITADLLYKCMELIMMKPGLRAVFINVYGGINPIHEGAKGVVRYIQEHNVKIPIVAKALGNRQEETWEIFRSAGVHVVTEAATEKAIDRLYELVGRG from the coding sequence ATGAGACTTCATGAATACGAGGCTTTGGATATTTTTGAACGGAACGGCATTCCCGTTCCCCGACGCGGTGTCGCCTCCACCATGCACGAAGCCCTTCGTGTGGCAGGCGAAATCGGGTATCCCGTTATACTGAAGGCCCAGGTCCTTGTCGGGGGCCGTGGCCTCGCCGGCGGAATCAAAACCGCTTCTTCGCCGGATGAGTTGAAGGAGGTCGCCGAAGCCCTGCTGTCCTCCGACGTCAAGGGACTGCCTGTCCTCAAGCTTCTTGTCTGCGAGAAGGTGGAGGTTGCCAAGGAACTCTACGTGGGCATTACAATCGATGGATATTCAGGCAAACCGGTTATCGTGGCGAGCACCGAAGGCGGCATGCTGATTGAAGAGACGGCGAGGACCTCGCCTGAAAAGATTGCCGCGATTCATGTCGACTCGTCCCTGGAATTTTACCCCTATCAGGCCCGTACCATGCTGGGGCGGCTCAGCGGCATCAATCAGCAGCTTCTCACTTCCTGGACGGATGTCATCGGCCAGCTGTACAACGTTGTGATGCGTTACGAGCCCCTGATCTGTGAAATCAATCCCCTGGTCGTCCTTCCCAACGGAGGACTGATCGCCGTCGATGCCGTGCTGGAGGTAGACGATTCGGCCATATCGCGGGTGCGTTTTCCCCTGCCGGATCGTGTCGAAAGGATCGAGAATCCGCTGGAACGCAGAGGGAGAGAGATCGGTGTCACCTACGTGGACCTTGATGGGGATATCGGATTGATCTCTTCGGGCGCCGGACTGGGCATGGCCTCTACGGACATTATCGGCGAAAGAATGAAACCCGCCAACTTCCTGGAGACGGGCGGCGGCATTACCGCGGACCTGCTCTATAAGTGCATGGAGCTCATCATGATGAAACCGGGACTCCGGGCCGTGTTCATCAATGTTTACGGCGGCATCAATCCCATCCACGAAGGAGCTAAGGGCGTTGTGCGTTACATACAGGAGCACAATGTCAAGATACCCATTGTCGCCAAGGCACTCGGAAACCGTCAGGAGGAGACCTGGGAGATCTTCCGGTCCGCCGGGGTGCATGTCGTCACGGAAGCGGCAACTGAAAAAGCGATCGATCGCTTATATGAACTGGTAGGACGAGGTTAA
- a CDS encoding alpha/beta hydrolase, translating to MKLYRLRKMKLFGLPLLPDRLPLFFLRLSAILLLPAGFLYSYQHKLLHHPEYVSRSELSEQLASKNLQAWPSLDTYRGILADFDSISSVPAKGTVVLFHGNSGSAISRTNFADHLRVLGYRTILLEYPGYGARKGGLDEETLIADGAESVKRAIQQFGKPVYIMGESLGCGVAAGVISRVAGQVSGALLITPWDNLPNVAQFTYWYLPAKLLTRETYDSIANLKSFAGPLVVVMSEKDEIVPTTSTLNLYRSFAGKKKLYVMPGATHRSWYGHTDQKWWKETLAFLESGSETP from the coding sequence TTGAAGTTATATCGATTAAGAAAGATGAAACTGTTCGGTCTGCCGCTCCTGCCCGACAGACTGCCCCTTTTTTTCCTGCGTCTGTCGGCGATCCTGCTGCTTCCCGCTGGTTTCCTCTATTCTTATCAGCACAAACTGCTCCATCACCCCGAGTACGTCTCCAGGAGTGAACTTTCCGAACAACTGGCAAGCAAAAACTTGCAGGCCTGGCCTTCCCTGGATACCTACCGGGGCATTCTGGCAGACTTTGATTCCATCTCATCTGTTCCGGCGAAAGGAACGGTCGTTCTGTTTCACGGAAACTCCGGATCGGCGATCAGCCGGACCAACTTTGCGGATCATTTGCGGGTGCTGGGCTACCGGACAATCCTGCTGGAATATCCCGGATACGGGGCGCGGAAAGGGGGGCTCGATGAGGAAACTCTGATCGCCGACGGAGCGGAATCGGTAAAGCGGGCTATTCAGCAATTTGGAAAACCGGTCTACATCATGGGGGAATCGCTGGGCTGTGGTGTTGCCGCCGGCGTAATTTCCCGGGTGGCCGGACAGGTGAGCGGCGCCCTCCTGATCACGCCCTGGGACAACCTGCCCAATGTCGCTCAGTTTACTTACTGGTATCTGCCTGCAAAATTATTGACGCGGGAAACCTATGACAGCATCGCCAACCTTAAATCCTTTGCCGGCCCCCTGGTGGTTGTGATGTCGGAAAAGGATGAAATCGTCCCGACAACGTCCACTTTGAACCTGTACCGTTCCTTTGCCGGTAAAAAGAAGCTCTATGTCATGCCCGGGGCGACGCATCGAAGCTGGTACGGACATACAGATCAGAAGTGGTGGAAAGAAACCCTGGCCTTTCTGGAATCCGGTTCAGAAACGCCCTGA
- a CDS encoding AlbA family DNA-binding domain-containing protein, which translates to MTTKLNVFISSVRKELEDERLVVQNLLNTDAFLSANCTPVLSETEPASPQESLEGCLQALDECQVYLLIVGTEYGMPVDGLSLPHTEYRRAKERDIPVLAFIRGDRSVKREEETVRLLDELNVDGPTYQRFGNVIELQKEVREALVALLEERFEISPTNDENSIAESTIEATSAFESRPLDRIRWRDLDLDVARTLIASAERCNPDELSNDDLLAGAVLRGLVWYDPALREHYATAAGIVLLAKDPSAVFPQCRILADSYRSTLPDGDPRDHEDIRGPMPLAIERAIDFIDRNTRHPMRIVGLNRVRLDEYPVDGLREALVNAVAHRQYEDAGRKIILEVFADRIVISSPGLPPRPITLAGLRRGNYRPCSRNPVLAQCLSYFHRIEERGSGFRRMRDHMLNHGLDLPILNTEMGYFQVTFPGPGENIDLLRTPEKRLSVTPAVEARLNERQRTMLQWLAEGQELTSRQCEAEFGVSRPITAGDFGLLVDLGLAEKLGAGRSTRYRLKARENR; encoded by the coding sequence ATGACCACGAAACTCAACGTTTTTATCAGCTCTGTCCGGAAGGAACTGGAAGACGAGCGGCTGGTCGTCCAGAACCTTTTGAATACCGACGCTTTCCTGTCGGCGAACTGCACGCCCGTCCTTTCCGAAACTGAGCCTGCCTCTCCGCAAGAATCGCTGGAGGGATGCCTGCAAGCTCTCGACGAATGCCAGGTTTATCTGCTCATCGTGGGAACCGAATACGGCATGCCTGTGGACGGACTGTCTCTACCCCACACAGAATATCGCCGCGCGAAGGAAAGAGATATTCCCGTTCTGGCCTTCATCAGGGGAGACCGCAGCGTAAAGCGGGAAGAGGAAACGGTACGGCTTCTTGACGAACTGAATGTGGACGGCCCCACATATCAACGTTTCGGCAACGTTATCGAACTCCAGAAGGAAGTCCGGGAGGCGCTGGTCGCCCTGCTGGAGGAGCGGTTCGAGATCTCGCCGACGAATGACGAAAATTCCATCGCCGAATCGACCATCGAGGCCACTTCCGCCTTCGAATCCCGTCCTCTCGACAGGATCCGCTGGCGCGACCTCGACCTGGACGTCGCCCGCACATTGATCGCCTCTGCCGAGCGTTGCAATCCGGATGAGCTGTCCAATGACGACCTCCTCGCTGGCGCCGTCCTGCGCGGACTGGTCTGGTATGACCCGGCCTTGCGGGAACATTACGCCACCGCCGCCGGGATCGTCCTGCTGGCGAAAGACCCGTCGGCGGTCTTTCCTCAATGCCGGATTCTCGCTGATTCCTACCGGAGCACGTTACCCGACGGGGACCCGCGCGACCATGAAGACATCCGGGGTCCGATGCCGCTGGCCATCGAGCGCGCCATCGACTTTATCGACCGGAACACCCGCCACCCGATGCGCATTGTCGGCCTCAACCGCGTGCGCCTTGACGAATACCCTGTCGACGGCCTGCGCGAGGCCCTGGTGAACGCCGTGGCCCACCGTCAGTATGAAGACGCCGGCCGCAAGATCATCCTCGAAGTCTTCGCCGACCGCATAGTCATCTCCAGCCCGGGACTGCCTCCCCGGCCGATCACCCTGGCCGGCCTGAGAAGAGGAAATTATCGGCCCTGTTCGCGCAATCCCGTTCTGGCCCAGTGTCTATCCTATTTCCACCGCATCGAGGAGCGCGGCAGCGGCTTCCGGCGGATGCGCGACCACATGCTCAACCACGGGCTCGATCTGCCGATTCTGAACACGGAGATGGGTTATTTTCAAGTCACCTTTCCCGGTCCCGGCGAGAATATCGATCTCCTGCGGACGCCGGAGAAGCGTCTCTCTGTAACCCCGGCAGTGGAGGCGCGTTTGAATGAAAGGCAAAGGACAATGCTGCAATGGCTTGCCGAAGGGCAGGAGTTGACGAGCCGGCAGTGTGAGGCGGAATTCGGCGTTTCCCGCCCGATTACGGCCGGAGATTTCGGATTGCTGGTTGACCTGGGTCTGGCGGAAAAACTGGGGGCCGGCCGTTCCACCCGCTACCGCCTCAAAGCCCGGGAGAATCGTTAA
- a CDS encoding tellurite resistance TerB family protein: MKITELLGAMVQAGMAPSSNDRMKNSLGGGNVLDNLAGMMGGSTRQPGGGGLGDILSGVLGGGKSGGGGIGDLLSNMLGDAGKEIGSNKNIAIGGLGALIGSLLGGGGKSLGGAVGGGLMALLGTLAFNALKGSGQSKPQLPVGLLEPQTDEEQQALEQTSELVLRAMINATKADGEIDQDEINRIVGKFEEIGVDEEGRRYVMNQLRQPMETEELIAAAKGQPELAVQIYAASLLAVEVDTQAEKDYLDQLAAGLGLTPQLTERIQQMIGLQQA; encoded by the coding sequence ATGAAGATCACGGAGCTTCTTGGAGCAATGGTGCAGGCCGGGATGGCGCCTTCGTCCAATGATCGGATGAAGAATTCCCTGGGAGGCGGCAATGTGCTGGACAATCTGGCGGGAATGATGGGAGGTTCCACCAGGCAGCCAGGCGGTGGAGGACTCGGGGATATCCTGTCAGGCGTTCTGGGCGGTGGCAAAAGTGGCGGTGGCGGGATCGGAGATTTGCTTTCGAACATGCTGGGTGACGCGGGGAAAGAGATCGGCAGCAACAAAAATATTGCTATCGGCGGCTTGGGCGCGCTTATCGGTTCCCTGCTGGGCGGCGGTGGAAAATCCCTGGGCGGCGCTGTCGGCGGCGGCTTGATGGCCCTGCTTGGAACACTGGCTTTCAACGCCCTTAAAGGAAGCGGTCAATCAAAGCCTCAGCTTCCGGTCGGTCTGCTGGAGCCACAGACGGACGAAGAGCAGCAGGCGCTGGAGCAGACTTCTGAACTCGTCCTGAGAGCCATGATCAACGCCACCAAGGCGGATGGTGAAATCGACCAGGATGAAATCAACCGGATTGTGGGTAAATTCGAGGAAATCGGGGTTGACGAGGAAGGCCGGCGCTATGTCATGAATCAACTGCGGCAGCCGATGGAAACGGAAGAACTGATTGCCGCCGCGAAAGGACAGCCTGAACTGGCCGTGCAGATTTACGCGGCTTCCCTGCTGGCCGTTGAAGTGGACACACAGGCGGAAAAAGATTACCTGGATCAACTCGCTGCCGGACTGGGTTTAACGCCCCAGCTTACCGAACGCATTCAACAGATGATTGGGCTGCAGCAGGCATGA
- a CDS encoding VIT domain-containing protein: MKRLSTLLAVLIVLVGMFSWNAAQSQPDESAGDRTLSPYFLVKSDDPSVDRLPLKATSAAVNISGVIADVRVTQRYRNEGQKPLEAIYVFPASTRAAVYGMKMTIGKRVIEAKIKKREEARRDYEQARDEGRSASLLEQQRPNVFQMNVANILPGDEIVVELKYTELLVPEDRVYEFVYPTVVGPRYSNTPAEQAPPSEQWSANPYLHSGESPSYAFDIQVNLATGLPVRDLSSPSHKVKTSFQGPAQARVMLDPAEKSGGNRDYILRYRLDGDKIQSGLLLCEGGKENFFLLMMQPPRRITQGEIPGREYIFIVDVSGSMHGFPLDISKKLLANLIGSLRPTDRFNVLLFSGGSSLMSEESLPATPENVRKAISVIEQQRGGGGTEILPALKRALSLKKRENDSRTVVIVTDGYVTVEEEVFDLIRKNLGNANMFAFGIGTSVNRHLIEGMARVGMGEPLIIEKPEAADARADRFRRMIAAPVLTRVKVDFKGFSAYDMEPLSIPDVLAERPVILFGKWRGKARGTVTLNGISGKGPYSETLSVANASPLPGNAALRYLWARHRIAILSDYNRLHSDDQRIQEVTNLGLTYNLLTAYTSFVAVDIEVRTDGKPTTVKQPLPLPEGVSDYAVGGMSTKAMLMPSMAAPVMEESGRAVYDQSLRKEPKREKDGKKEAGTTEVSLNLEKIVVSGSLVKESIEKTVQAHLSELKPCFAGKPLPEKLLLKLILNPDGTVREVAEPSGKLKSVSLKSCVVDRVKKWRFPATGDGRKAALTITITLKQAGS, from the coding sequence ATGAAAAGATTGAGCACCCTGTTGGCCGTCCTGATTGTGCTGGTCGGCATGTTTTCCTGGAATGCCGCCCAGTCGCAGCCGGACGAATCAGCGGGAGACCGGACACTGTCTCCCTATTTTCTTGTGAAAAGTGATGACCCTTCCGTGGACCGGCTTCCCTTGAAAGCCACTTCCGCTGCGGTGAACATCTCCGGGGTGATCGCCGATGTGCGGGTCACCCAGCGCTACCGCAACGAAGGCCAAAAGCCGCTGGAGGCGATCTATGTCTTTCCTGCCTCCACACGGGCCGCCGTTTACGGCATGAAGATGACCATCGGCAAGCGGGTCATCGAGGCGAAAATCAAGAAGCGTGAAGAAGCGCGCCGTGATTACGAACAGGCCCGGGACGAGGGACGGAGTGCCTCGCTTCTGGAACAGCAGCGGCCCAACGTCTTCCAGATGAACGTGGCCAACATCCTTCCCGGGGATGAGATCGTTGTGGAATTGAAATACACGGAACTGCTCGTGCCGGAAGACCGCGTGTACGAATTCGTGTATCCCACCGTCGTCGGCCCCCGCTACTCCAACACGCCGGCGGAGCAGGCCCCCCCTTCGGAACAATGGAGCGCAAATCCCTACCTTCATTCAGGAGAATCCCCGTCCTATGCTTTCGACATCCAGGTCAATCTGGCAACCGGTCTGCCTGTCCGTGACCTCTCCAGCCCCTCTCACAAGGTGAAGACAAGTTTTCAAGGTCCCGCCCAAGCCCGGGTTATGCTCGATCCGGCGGAAAAATCGGGCGGAAACCGTGATTACATCCTCCGTTACCGTCTTGACGGCGACAAAATTCAGTCAGGCCTTCTGCTCTGCGAAGGCGGGAAAGAAAACTTCTTTCTCCTGATGATGCAGCCTCCCCGGCGGATCACTCAGGGGGAGATCCCCGGCCGCGAATATATTTTCATCGTCGATGTGTCGGGATCGATGCACGGGTTTCCCCTGGACATCTCAAAGAAACTGCTGGCCAACCTGATCGGCAGTCTGCGTCCCACGGACCGCTTCAACGTCCTGCTCTTCTCCGGGGGCTCATCCCTGATGTCTGAGGAATCCCTGCCCGCCACCCCGGAAAATGTCCGGAAGGCGATCTCGGTCATTGAGCAGCAGCGAGGTGGCGGCGGAACGGAAATCCTGCCTGCATTGAAACGCGCCCTTTCCCTCAAGAAGCGGGAAAACGATTCACGGACGGTCGTCATCGTCACGGACGGTTATGTCACCGTAGAGGAAGAGGTGTTCGATCTGATCCGGAAAAACCTGGGAAATGCCAACATGTTCGCCTTCGGAATCGGGACGAGCGTAAACCGTCATCTCATCGAGGGGATGGCCCGCGTCGGCATGGGAGAGCCCCTGATTATCGAAAAGCCTGAAGCGGCGGACGCCAGAGCGGACCGTTTTCGCCGGATGATCGCCGCCCCGGTCCTGACCCGGGTGAAGGTGGACTTCAAGGGATTTTCCGCCTACGATATGGAGCCCCTTTCTATCCCTGACGTACTGGCCGAACGACCCGTCATTCTGTTCGGCAAGTGGCGGGGAAAAGCCCGGGGCACCGTGACCCTGAACGGAATTTCCGGCAAGGGCCCCTACAGCGAGACTCTTTCCGTGGCGAACGCCTCTCCGCTGCCGGGCAACGCGGCTCTGCGTTATCTCTGGGCGCGGCACCGGATCGCGATCCTTTCCGATTACAACCGACTCCACTCGGATGATCAGCGGATTCAGGAAGTGACGAATCTGGGATTGACCTATAACCTGTTAACGGCGTATACCTCCTTTGTGGCGGTGGACATCGAGGTCCGCACCGACGGCAAACCCACCACGGTCAAACAGCCGCTTCCCCTTCCTGAAGGGGTTTCGGACTATGCCGTGGGTGGAATGAGCACCAAAGCCATGCTTATGCCCTCGATGGCGGCGCCTGTCATGGAAGAATCCGGCAGGGCCGTTTACGACCAGTCCCTCCGGAAGGAGCCGAAACGGGAAAAAGACGGGAAGAAAGAAGCCGGGACAACCGAGGTCTCCCTGAATCTGGAAAAAATCGTCGTTTCCGGGAGTCTGGTGAAAGAAAGCATCGAGAAAACAGTCCAGGCGCATCTCTCCGAACTGAAGCCCTGTTTTGCGGGAAAGCCGCTGCCGGAAAAACTGCTCCTGAAGCTGATTCTCAACCCGGACGGCACGGTCAGAGAGGTCGCGGAACCTTCCGGCAAGCTGAAAAGCGTCTCCCTGAAGTCATGTGTCGTGGACCGGGTGAAAAAGTGGCGATTTCCCGCCACAGGAGACGGCAGAAAAGCTGCCCTGACGATCACGATCACGCTGAAACAGGCGGGATCATAG